DNA from Ictalurus punctatus breed USDA103 chromosome 7, Coco_2.0, whole genome shotgun sequence:
GTTCAGATGCTCCGCAAACCCGGCGCAGGCGTGAGACGATCCCGGAGCCACAGGTCCGACGTCGTCGGGGTTACCGGACATCCTCTGCTGGCACTGAAACTCAGCCAGGGCGGCGAAGGCATCGTGCTCGTCCGCGGCGGGTTTTGGAGCGGGGAAAGCGCGCGCCGGACCGGAAGCCGGAGTCGTCGGAGCTGAGCCGTTGCAGGACTGGATGATGAGTCGCTCCAACTCCGGGGAGGTGAGTTTGAGTAAATTGAGGTCGGGGGACGTGAGCGTGAGCGCGTCGTGAGCGTCGGCGAGGTTCAGGGTCATGTTGCGCGTCAGGGCTTCGTATCCGTTCCCTCCTCCAGCCTCGccgtgatggtggtggtggtgatggtgaggatgatggtggtggtggtgctggttTAACACACCATCTAGAGCTTCATTATAaaacaatccatccatttttcaaaagaataaacaaacaaatacggAAGATTTCTGCAGAAAGACGCGCGCGTAAAACCGATCCCCAAACCCGCGCACCTTAAAAAAGTTCCAGCCGATCACTCTGGCATCCGctcattaaaaacaacaaccgcAGCAACTTTTCAGGGAAAGTTTTCCTCCGTCTCGAGCAAGATCctgaaacatcctctcacactTCCGACGTGGAGACAAACTTTCCtggtgggttgtttttttgttgttgttgtttttgttttttcttctttcttcttcttcttctacttctttctttcctggAGGCACGGCTCAGCTCGCgcactgaaaataaagatgATGTCATGTCCAACAACACTCACTGGCCCACATGAGCGCGTGGGGTGGGGCTTCAGCCCTCCAAAACCACCCCAGCTCTCCAAAAGCACCCCCGCCCACCGCAATGCTTCATGGGATTAGGTAATGCGCTTATTCATTGAGCGGTGCACCTTGGGATTACGTATTGCACTGGAGGATCTGATTACTCGAGTTTAAGATGCAGTGGAGGGAGAAGTGTTTGCATCAGACgtgggatagatagatagatagatagataaataaataaataaataaataggagaAGTGAGATGTTTGTGTAAAGTTGTAATAAAGCAGTAGTGTAAAGGAGAAGAGTGGAACAAGTGAAATTCCAGCCCAAATGTACATGGAAGGTTCaaggggatgggggggggggagcgtACACAACACATTTGCTCTTATCCTCGTGTCCAGATGAGCTTCGTTTGTACGCTTTGTTCGCGTCTGTAACCCGCCGTGTGGCACGAACGCTTCAGCAGTTGCCCCGGCTGCACATCAACAAACACGTGGAGGTATTTGGCACATCGAGTCGAAATCTCCGCTCGGAACGTTTGAGCCAGACTGACTCCCCTCTCTCCGGGGAGGGGGTTTCTGCTGATTGTGTGAGGGAGATGTgatcacagctccagggttcgatgtactgtagtgtatagggttttctccagtttcctcccacctccaaaacCCTCGCTGTAGGTGCGCTGGCGCGTCTAAACGACCCCTTGTTGTGTGAACGATGCCACATCCAGACTGTACTCCTACCCCAGGATCAGTCTTCCCAGGATGCACTCCTGCAACCTTGAGGACGAACGAACG
Protein-coding regions in this window:
- the LOC108267848 gene encoding transcription factor Jun isoform X1, with the protein product MDGLFYNEALDGVLNQHHHHHHPHHHHHHHHGEAGGGNGYEALTRNMTLNLADAHDALTLTSPDLNLLKLTSPELERLIIQSCNGSAPTTPASGPARAFPAPKPAADEHDAFAALAEFQCQQRMSGNPDDVGPVAPGSSHACAGFAEHLNHTWDAYTDAPPPCVPAQFGAYKDEPQKVPETPPLSPIDMEDQERIKAERKRMRNRVAASKCRKRKLERLARLEERVSRLSGENGELRGAAETLRDQVAQLRHQLLDHIKSGCKLLSQQLQTVKEF